One window from the genome of Osmerus eperlanus chromosome 1, fOsmEpe2.1, whole genome shotgun sequence encodes:
- the LOC134018816 gene encoding twinfilin-2 — translation MFLVLVVTAELREFLVRARGGAVRLIQVRIQDEQLVLGTYREPSQSWDQDYDHFLLPLLDDQEPCYIMYRLDSQNAQGYEWIFISWSPDQSPVRQKMLYAATRATVKKEFGGGHVKDEMFGTVEEDICLQGYQRHVTSCSGPAPLTVAEQELQRIKITEGRVKQVKTEITVESMHQTMQGLSFPLQEEAKKALQQLAQKCINYIQLRLDTEKETIELVHYNPTETRDLPCRVPTDTPRYHFFLYKHSHEGDHLESVVFIYSMPGYSCSIKERMLYSSCKSRLLEEVEKDYHLEVAKKLEIDNGDELTEEFLYDEVHPKQHAFKQAFAKPRGPAGKRGNKRLIKGAGESRLES, via the exons ATGTTTCTGGTTCTTGTGGTGACGGCGGAACTGAGAGAGTTCTTGGTCAGGGCAAGAGGTGGAGCGGTGCGTCTTATCCAGGTGCGGATCCAAGATG AGCAGCTGGTTCTGGGGACATACAGAGAGCCGTCACAGAGCTGGGACCAGGACTATgaccacttcctgcttcctctctTGGATGACCAAGAGCCCTGCTACATCATGTATCGCCTCGACTCCCAGAATGCACAGGGCTATGAGTGGATCTTCATCTCATGGTCTCCAGACCAGTCCCCA GTGAGACAGAAGATGCTGTATGCTGCCACCCGAGCCACAGTGAAGAAAGAGTTCGGGGGCGGTCATGTTAAAGATGAGATGTTTGGCACTGTTGAG GAGGACATCTGCCTGCAGGGCTACCAGCGCCACGTGACCTCCTGCTCTGGGCCTGCACCACTCACAGTAGCAGAGCAGGAGCTCCAGCGAATCAAAATCACAGAG GGCCGTGTGAAGCAG GTGAAAACAGAGATCACTGTGGAGAGCATGCACCAGACAATGCAGGGCCTTTCTTTTCCCTTGCAGGAGGAGGCCAAAAAAGCTCTTCAGCAACTTGCCCAAAAATGCATCAACTACATACAGCTG AGGTTGGACACAGAGAAGGAGACAATTGAGCTGGTCCACTATAACCCCACAGAAACACGTGATCTTCCCTGCAGGGTTCCGACTGACACACCTAGATACCACTTCTTCCTCTATAAACACTCCCACGAAGGAGACCATCTTGAGTCTGTTG TGTTCATATACTCCATGCCAGGCTACAGCTGTAGCATTAAGGAGCGGATGTTGTACTCCAGCTGTAAAAGTCGACTGCTGGAAGAGGTAGAAAAGGATTACCACTTGGAGGTCGCTAAAAAG TTGGAGATTGACAACGGAGATGAGCTGACAGAGGAATTCCTGTACGATGAAGTCCACCCTAAACAGCATGCTTTTAAGCAAGCCTTTGCCAAGCCCCGTGGCCCGGCAGGCAAAAGAGGGAATAAACGCCTGATCAAAGGAGCTGGGGAAAGCAGACTGGAGAGCTAG
- the wdr82 gene encoding WD repeat-containing protein 82 has product MKLTDNVLRSFRVAKVFRENSDKINCFDFSSNGETVISSSDDDSLVLYDCQEGKPKRTLYSKKYGVDLIRYTHAANTVVYSSNKIDDTIRYLSLHDNKYIRYFPGHNKRVVALSMSPVDDTFISGSLDKTIRLWDLRSPNCQGLMHLQGKPVCSFDPEGLIFAAGVNSEMVKLYDLRSFDKGPFATFKLQYDRTCEWTGLKFSNDGKLILISTNGGALRLLDAFKGAVLHSFGGYNNSKCVPLEASFTPDSQFIMIGSEDGKIHVWNAESGMKVALLDGKHTGPVTCLQFNPKFMTFASACSNMAFWLPTIDD; this is encoded by the exons ATGAAGCTGACGGACAATGTGCTGCGGAGCTTCAGGGTTGCAAAGGTGTTCCGGGAAAATTCAGACAAAATCAATTGTTTTGATTTCAGCTCAAATGGTGAAACTGTCATTTCCAGCAGTGACGATGATTCACTCGTGTTGTACGACTGCCAGGAGGGAAA ACCCAAGCGCACCCTCTACAGTAAGAAGTATGGAGTTGATCTGATCAGGTACACACATGCAGCCAACACCGTGGTCTACAGCTCCAATAAAATTGATG ACACTATCCGGTACCTCTCCCTTCACGACAACAAGTACATTCGCTACTTCCCTGGACACAACAAAAG AGTGGTGGCTCTTTCAATGTCGCCTGTGGACGATACATTTATATCTGGATCATTAGATAAAACTATTCGGCTTTGGGATCTGCGATCTCCAAACTGCCAG GGACTGATGCACCTGCAGGGGAAGCCAGTCTGCTCCTTTGACCCCGAGGGCCTCATCTTTGCTGCTGGAGTCAATTCAGAGATGGTCAAACTGTACGACCTGCGGTCTTTTGACAAG gGTCCGTTTGCTACCTTCAAGCTCCAGTACGACCGGACTTGTGAATGGACAGGACTCAAGTTCAGCAACGATGGGAAACTCATCTTGATCTCCACCAACGGGGGAGCCCTAAGGCTTCTCGACGCCTTCAAGGGCGCAGTGCTGCATTCCTTTGGG GGCTACAACAACAGCAAATGCGTACCACTGGAAGCCTCCTTCACACCAGATTCTCAGTTCATCATGATAG GGTCTGAGGACGGAAAGATCCATGTGTGGAATGCCGAGAGTGGGATGAAGGTGGCGCTGCTTGACGGGAAACACACGGGTCCCGTCACCTGCCTGCAGTTCAACCCCAAATTTATGACTTTCGCCAGTGCCTGTTCAAACATG GCCTTCTGGCTCCCCACCATTGATGACTAA
- the glyctk gene encoding glycerate kinase isoform X1 has translation MPCSFVVLSRCFLQQPLDLSMARVLSLCRPWSLLAPSGVRHTAFCGMSLDTRAREVFAAAVGGVQPDSVVRRSLERRGDSLLVGGRSFTLKHNLHLVGFGKAVLGMAAEAERIVGDHLVRGVISVPHGIQEALRQHGKDQMLLKDCSRIKVMEGAKHNLPDADAQRAAACINELACELTENDLLLVLISGGGSALLPSPVPPITLQEKQDVTRRLAAAGATIQELNSVRRALSLLKGGGLAHSAHPAQVVALVLSDVIGDPLDLIASGPTVWSEVWPEDVLAVLEQYGLSSSLPTSVKEVLGRAAPRGEGAGKPSEGEGHVLNAVIGSNSIALKCASRRARELGFRPVVLSPGVCGDVQLLSRLYGLLAHFACSPDEPHSDIASEMLRLGPEVGVESWDLCRTMQVLGEGHKEGWGATCLLAGGEPTVQLKGKGLGGRNQELALRVGLELKGMELPPKGPVFLSGGTDGQDGPTNAAGATTDGGLWEEANAQGLNIDSFLSNNDSYTFFSRLSGGQRLLLPGLTGTNVMDVHMLLIPYGDSHHHI, from the exons ATGCCTTGCTCATTTGTTGTTCTTTCTAGGTGCTTCCTGCAACAACCCCTTGATCTTTCCATGGCTCGTGTATTGTCCTTGTGTCGACCCTGGTCTCTTTTAGCTCCTTCAGGGGTACGGCACACCGCGTTCTGCGGAATGTCACTGGACACGCGGGCACGGGAGGTGTTTGCTGCAGCAGTGGGTGGTGTTCAGCCAGACAGCGTGGTTCGGAGGAGCCTGGAGCGCAGGGGAGACTCTCTTCTGGTTGGTGGACGCAGCTTCACACTCAAGCACAATCTGCACCTGGTGGGGTTCGGCAAAGCCGTGCTGGGTATGGCGGCTGAGGCAGAAAGGATAGTGGGGGACCACCTGGTGAGAGGAGTCATCAGTGTGCCACACGGCATTCAAGAGGCCCTGCGGCAGCATGGGAAAGA CCAGATGCTGTTGAAGGACTGCAGTAGGATTAAAGTGATGGAGGGTGCGAAACACAACTTGCCAGATGCCGATGCTCAGagagctgctgcatgcatcaacGAACTAGCCTGTGAGCTAACGGAGAATGACCTGTTGCTAGTGCTGATCTCAG ggggaggcTCTGCCCTCTTACCTTCACCAGTTCCCCCTATCACTCTGCAAGAGAAACAAGACGTCACACGTAGACTAGCAGCTGCTGGGGCCACCATTCAAGAGCTGAACTCGGTCCGACGAGCTCTGTCCTTGTTGAAGGGTGGAGGACTTGCACATTCTGCTCATCCCGCCCAG GTAGTGGCACTGGTTCTCTCTGATGTGATAGGAGACCCTCTTGATTTGATAGCCAGTGGTCCCACTGTGTGGAGTGAGGTGTGGCCAGAGGATGTCTTGGCAGTTCTGGAGCAATACGGactgtcttcttctctccccacGTCAGTGAAGGAAGTCCTTGGGCGGGCCGCtccgaggggggagggggcagggaagcCATCGGAGGGGGAAGGACATGTTCTCAATGCCGTGATTGGCTCCAATAGCATTGCCTTGAAGTGTGCCAGTCGGCGTGCGAGGGAGCTTGGGTTCCGTCCAGTCGTGTTGTCCCCAGGGGTGTGTGGTGATGTACAGCTCCTGTCTCGCCTCTATGGTCTATTAGCTCACTTTGCCTGCTCCCCTGACGAACCCCACTCAGATATTGCCTCTGAGATGCTGAGACTTGGTCCGGAGGTGGGTGTAGAGAGCTGGGACTTGTGTCGTACCATGCAGGTGCTGGGTGAGGGGCATAAAGAAGGCTGGGGGGCCACCTGCTTGCTGGCTGGGGGAGAGCCCACTGTGCAGTTGAAAGGCAAAGGGCTAGGTGGGCGAAACCAGGAGCTGGCTCTACGAGTGGGGCTCGAACTCAAAGGTATGGAGCTGCCTCCCAAGGGCCCAGTGTTCCTGAGTGGTGGGACAGATGGACAGGATGGGCCAACCAACGCAGCAGGGGCTACCACAGATGGGGGACTGTGGGAAGAAGCGAATGCTCAGGGGCTGAATATAGACAGCTTCCTTTCCAACAATGATTCCTACACATTTTTCTCACGTCTGTCTGGAGGACAGCGCCTGCTCTTACCAGGGCTGACAGGCACCAATGTGATGGATGTGCACATGCTCCTTATCCCTTATGGTGATTCCCATCACCATATCTGA
- the glyctk gene encoding glycerate kinase isoform X2: protein MARVLSLCRPWSLLAPSGVRHTAFCGMSLDTRAREVFAAAVGGVQPDSVVRRSLERRGDSLLVGGRSFTLKHNLHLVGFGKAVLGMAAEAERIVGDHLVRGVISVPHGIQEALRQHGKDQMLLKDCSRIKVMEGAKHNLPDADAQRAAACINELACELTENDLLLVLISGGGSALLPSPVPPITLQEKQDVTRRLAAAGATIQELNSVRRALSLLKGGGLAHSAHPAQVVALVLSDVIGDPLDLIASGPTVWSEVWPEDVLAVLEQYGLSSSLPTSVKEVLGRAAPRGEGAGKPSEGEGHVLNAVIGSNSIALKCASRRARELGFRPVVLSPGVCGDVQLLSRLYGLLAHFACSPDEPHSDIASEMLRLGPEVGVESWDLCRTMQVLGEGHKEGWGATCLLAGGEPTVQLKGKGLGGRNQELALRVGLELKGMELPPKGPVFLSGGTDGQDGPTNAAGATTDGGLWEEANAQGLNIDSFLSNNDSYTFFSRLSGGQRLLLPGLTGTNVMDVHMLLIPYGDSHHHI from the exons ATGGCTCGTGTATTGTCCTTGTGTCGACCCTGGTCTCTTTTAGCTCCTTCAGGGGTACGGCACACCGCGTTCTGCGGAATGTCACTGGACACGCGGGCACGGGAGGTGTTTGCTGCAGCAGTGGGTGGTGTTCAGCCAGACAGCGTGGTTCGGAGGAGCCTGGAGCGCAGGGGAGACTCTCTTCTGGTTGGTGGACGCAGCTTCACACTCAAGCACAATCTGCACCTGGTGGGGTTCGGCAAAGCCGTGCTGGGTATGGCGGCTGAGGCAGAAAGGATAGTGGGGGACCACCTGGTGAGAGGAGTCATCAGTGTGCCACACGGCATTCAAGAGGCCCTGCGGCAGCATGGGAAAGA CCAGATGCTGTTGAAGGACTGCAGTAGGATTAAAGTGATGGAGGGTGCGAAACACAACTTGCCAGATGCCGATGCTCAGagagctgctgcatgcatcaacGAACTAGCCTGTGAGCTAACGGAGAATGACCTGTTGCTAGTGCTGATCTCAG ggggaggcTCTGCCCTCTTACCTTCACCAGTTCCCCCTATCACTCTGCAAGAGAAACAAGACGTCACACGTAGACTAGCAGCTGCTGGGGCCACCATTCAAGAGCTGAACTCGGTCCGACGAGCTCTGTCCTTGTTGAAGGGTGGAGGACTTGCACATTCTGCTCATCCCGCCCAG GTAGTGGCACTGGTTCTCTCTGATGTGATAGGAGACCCTCTTGATTTGATAGCCAGTGGTCCCACTGTGTGGAGTGAGGTGTGGCCAGAGGATGTCTTGGCAGTTCTGGAGCAATACGGactgtcttcttctctccccacGTCAGTGAAGGAAGTCCTTGGGCGGGCCGCtccgaggggggagggggcagggaagcCATCGGAGGGGGAAGGACATGTTCTCAATGCCGTGATTGGCTCCAATAGCATTGCCTTGAAGTGTGCCAGTCGGCGTGCGAGGGAGCTTGGGTTCCGTCCAGTCGTGTTGTCCCCAGGGGTGTGTGGTGATGTACAGCTCCTGTCTCGCCTCTATGGTCTATTAGCTCACTTTGCCTGCTCCCCTGACGAACCCCACTCAGATATTGCCTCTGAGATGCTGAGACTTGGTCCGGAGGTGGGTGTAGAGAGCTGGGACTTGTGTCGTACCATGCAGGTGCTGGGTGAGGGGCATAAAGAAGGCTGGGGGGCCACCTGCTTGCTGGCTGGGGGAGAGCCCACTGTGCAGTTGAAAGGCAAAGGGCTAGGTGGGCGAAACCAGGAGCTGGCTCTACGAGTGGGGCTCGAACTCAAAGGTATGGAGCTGCCTCCCAAGGGCCCAGTGTTCCTGAGTGGTGGGACAGATGGACAGGATGGGCCAACCAACGCAGCAGGGGCTACCACAGATGGGGGACTGTGGGAAGAAGCGAATGCTCAGGGGCTGAATATAGACAGCTTCCTTTCCAACAATGATTCCTACACATTTTTCTCACGTCTGTCTGGAGGACAGCGCCTGCTCTTACCAGGGCTGACAGGCACCAATGTGATGGATGTGCACATGCTCCTTATCCCTTATGGTGATTCCCATCACCATATCTGA
- the glyctk gene encoding glycerate kinase isoform X3 gives MSLDTRAREVFAAAVGGVQPDSVVRRSLERRGDSLLVGGRSFTLKHNLHLVGFGKAVLGMAAEAERIVGDHLVRGVISVPHGIQEALRQHGKDQMLLKDCSRIKVMEGAKHNLPDADAQRAAACINELACELTENDLLLVLISGGGSALLPSPVPPITLQEKQDVTRRLAAAGATIQELNSVRRALSLLKGGGLAHSAHPAQVVALVLSDVIGDPLDLIASGPTVWSEVWPEDVLAVLEQYGLSSSLPTSVKEVLGRAAPRGEGAGKPSEGEGHVLNAVIGSNSIALKCASRRARELGFRPVVLSPGVCGDVQLLSRLYGLLAHFACSPDEPHSDIASEMLRLGPEVGVESWDLCRTMQVLGEGHKEGWGATCLLAGGEPTVQLKGKGLGGRNQELALRVGLELKGMELPPKGPVFLSGGTDGQDGPTNAAGATTDGGLWEEANAQGLNIDSFLSNNDSYTFFSRLSGGQRLLLPGLTGTNVMDVHMLLIPYGDSHHHI, from the exons ATGTCACTGGACACGCGGGCACGGGAGGTGTTTGCTGCAGCAGTGGGTGGTGTTCAGCCAGACAGCGTGGTTCGGAGGAGCCTGGAGCGCAGGGGAGACTCTCTTCTGGTTGGTGGACGCAGCTTCACACTCAAGCACAATCTGCACCTGGTGGGGTTCGGCAAAGCCGTGCTGGGTATGGCGGCTGAGGCAGAAAGGATAGTGGGGGACCACCTGGTGAGAGGAGTCATCAGTGTGCCACACGGCATTCAAGAGGCCCTGCGGCAGCATGGGAAAGA CCAGATGCTGTTGAAGGACTGCAGTAGGATTAAAGTGATGGAGGGTGCGAAACACAACTTGCCAGATGCCGATGCTCAGagagctgctgcatgcatcaacGAACTAGCCTGTGAGCTAACGGAGAATGACCTGTTGCTAGTGCTGATCTCAG ggggaggcTCTGCCCTCTTACCTTCACCAGTTCCCCCTATCACTCTGCAAGAGAAACAAGACGTCACACGTAGACTAGCAGCTGCTGGGGCCACCATTCAAGAGCTGAACTCGGTCCGACGAGCTCTGTCCTTGTTGAAGGGTGGAGGACTTGCACATTCTGCTCATCCCGCCCAG GTAGTGGCACTGGTTCTCTCTGATGTGATAGGAGACCCTCTTGATTTGATAGCCAGTGGTCCCACTGTGTGGAGTGAGGTGTGGCCAGAGGATGTCTTGGCAGTTCTGGAGCAATACGGactgtcttcttctctccccacGTCAGTGAAGGAAGTCCTTGGGCGGGCCGCtccgaggggggagggggcagggaagcCATCGGAGGGGGAAGGACATGTTCTCAATGCCGTGATTGGCTCCAATAGCATTGCCTTGAAGTGTGCCAGTCGGCGTGCGAGGGAGCTTGGGTTCCGTCCAGTCGTGTTGTCCCCAGGGGTGTGTGGTGATGTACAGCTCCTGTCTCGCCTCTATGGTCTATTAGCTCACTTTGCCTGCTCCCCTGACGAACCCCACTCAGATATTGCCTCTGAGATGCTGAGACTTGGTCCGGAGGTGGGTGTAGAGAGCTGGGACTTGTGTCGTACCATGCAGGTGCTGGGTGAGGGGCATAAAGAAGGCTGGGGGGCCACCTGCTTGCTGGCTGGGGGAGAGCCCACTGTGCAGTTGAAAGGCAAAGGGCTAGGTGGGCGAAACCAGGAGCTGGCTCTACGAGTGGGGCTCGAACTCAAAGGTATGGAGCTGCCTCCCAAGGGCCCAGTGTTCCTGAGTGGTGGGACAGATGGACAGGATGGGCCAACCAACGCAGCAGGGGCTACCACAGATGGGGGACTGTGGGAAGAAGCGAATGCTCAGGGGCTGAATATAGACAGCTTCCTTTCCAACAATGATTCCTACACATTTTTCTCACGTCTGTCTGGAGGACAGCGCCTGCTCTTACCAGGGCTGACAGGCACCAATGTGATGGATGTGCACATGCTCCTTATCCCTTATGGTGATTCCCATCACCATATCTGA
- the tcta gene encoding T-cell leukemia translocation-altered gene protein homolog, translating into MEEPWDFEFLSRIGDGFVSFLSEFVDDWLAKDMRVYVFKILISWLIISLIAIHFAWKIYGNTVNDMYYRQGTSGQNGGTPDTAPNLSGWESAAGDTLKTHRE; encoded by the exons ATGGAAGAACCGTGGGATTTCGAGTTTTTATCACGTATTGGGGATGGGTTTGTTTCGTTTCTGTCCGAATTTGTTGACGATTGGCTTGCCAAAGATATGAGAGTGTATGTATTCAAAATCTTAATTAGCTGGTTGATAATAAGTCTAATTGCAATCCACTTTGCCTGGAAAATTTATGGAAACACAGTGAATGATATGTATTATCGTCAAG GAACAAGTGGACAGAATGGAGGAACACCTGACACTGCACCTAACCTGAGCGGATG GGAGAGCGCAGCTGGAGACACACTCAAGACACACCGTGAGTGA
- the LOC134018771 gene encoding vacuolar fusion protein MON1 homolog B-like translates to MDNQELEEAGGLETCNPASVDGTFGTDSADNHIRIEPVGVEEQSSVIPEQPAQPPLSDIKGESLESHSVSDLIKEETDESIKLECPSNSDAQSTSDTAPGEKAVTDNGQEDSGEFLVTMLARGKLEEQGMGVKGRSSPLSETSTPEAPTFISHRDEDVTAESWRQHRKHIFVLSEAGKPIYSRYGSEEALSSTMGVMMALVSFVQSGDNIIRSVYSDEHTVVFLQKGPLVLVSVSCSRQSEQQLRGELLYVYYQIISMLTQASVNRIFEHKKNYDLRRLLAGSEKILDGLLNLVDSDPSFLLAAVHCLPLASSLRDSLSQILQKAITPNLVFSILIAKNQLLTIVQEKTVIEDTRLEPADVHLLLNLIGASSAFQAGEIWTPICLPLFNPDCYFYAYISYLDPPECTVCLLLLSTDKEAFYAVAECKRRIDEAMLAQNSLSLIAKAQSYSVSQVGVSDLRHFMYKPFDVPDNHRQLTQFTSPEMEAPYNSEEERMRLLDLYRYMHSRIHSSSRPLKLIYHVAERETLLAWVTSKFELYTCFSPLVTKACAINAITKLLRWIKKEEDRLFIRYPPKYSTTPNPSKSSRGGKDQQDSTDNGFLSLL, encoded by the exons ATGGACAATCAAGAACTTGAGGAAGCAGGAGGACTGGAGACTTGTAATCCAGCGTCTGTTGATGGCACCTTTGGAACTG ACTCAGCTGACAATCACATCAGGATTGAGCCTGTAGGGGTTGAAGAGCAGAGCAGTGTGATCCCAGAACAGCCTGCACAGCCTCCGCTGTCAGATATCAAAGGAGAGAGCCTGGAGTCACACTCTGTCTCTGACCTCATCAAAGAAGAGACTGATGAGTCGATAAAGCTAGAATGTCCGAGCAATTCAGATGCTCAGTCAACATCAGACACTGCCCCAGGTGAGAAGGCTGTAACAGACAATGGGCAGGAGGACTCTGGAGAGTTTTTAGTCACTATGTTGGCACGAGGTAAACTGGAGGAGCAAGGAATGGGCGTGAAGGGGAGGTCCTCTCCCTTGTCGGAGACGAGCACCCCCGAGGCGCCCACGTTCATATCCCACCGCGACGAGGATGTGACCGCTGAGAGTTGGCGacaacacaggaaacacatcTTTGTGTTGAGTGAAGCCGGCAAACCCATCTACTCGCGCTACGGAAGCGAAGaggctctctcctccaccatggGAGTCATGATGGCACTGGTGTCTTTTGTTCAAAGTGGAGATAATATCATCCGCTCCGTCTACTCAG ATGAGCACACAGTGGTGTTTCTTCAGAAGGGTCCTCTGGTGCTAGTGTCTGTGTCTTGCAGTCGCCAGTCAGAGCAGCAACTGCGTGGCGAGCTGCTGTATGTGTACTACCAGATCATCAGCATGCTCACCCAAGCCAGCGTCAACCGCATTTTTGAACACAAGAAAAACTACGATCTTAGACGGTTGCTCGCGGGCTCTGAGAAGATCTTGGATGGCCTGCTCAACCTGGTGGACTCTGACCCCAGCTTCCTGCTGGCAGCGGTGCAttgcctccccctggcctcctccctcaGGGACTCTCTCAGCCAGATCCTGCAAAAGGCCATTACTCCTAACCTGGTCTTTTCCATTCTTATAGCTAAAAATCAATTGCTCACTATAGTCCAGGAGAAGACTGTCATAGAGGACACCAGGCTGGAGCCTGCAGACGtccatctcctcctcaaccTGATCGGAGCCTCCTCCGCCTTTCAGGCCGGGGAGATCTGGACGCccatctgcctgcctctctttaACCCAGACTGTTACTTCTATGCGTACATCTCGTACTTGGACCCCCCTGAGTGCactgtgtgtctcctgctgcTCTCCACGGACAAAGAGGCATTCTACGCCGTGGCAGAGTGTAAAAGGAGGATAGACGAGGCCATGCTGGCCCAGAACTCCCTGAGCCTCATAGCCAAGGCCCAGTCATACAGTGTCAGCCAGGTGGGGGTTTCCGACCTCCGGCACTTCATGTACAAACCCTTTGATGTCCCTGACAACCACCGCCAGCTGACTCAATTCACCAG CCCAGAGATGGAGGCCCCATATaacagtgaggaggagaggatgaggctgCTGGATCTGTACCGCTACATGCACAGCCGCATCCACAGCTCCTCACGGCCACTCAAACTCATCTACCACGTGGCTGAGAGGGAAACCCTGCTGGCCTGG GTAACAAGCAAGTTTGAGTTATACACCTGCTTCAGCCCCCTGGTGACAAAGGCCTGTGCCATCAACGCCATAACTAAGCTTCTCCGATGGAtcaagaaagaggaagaccgTCTCTTCATCCGATACCCACCTAAGTATTCAACCACTCCAAACCCCAGCAAGAGCTCCCGGGGAGGGAAAGACCAGCAAGATTCGACAGATAAcggcttcctgtctctcttataG